A window from Salvia miltiorrhiza cultivar Shanhuang (shh) chromosome 2, IMPLAD_Smil_shh, whole genome shotgun sequence encodes these proteins:
- the LOC131009370 gene encoding uncharacterized protein LOC131009370 isoform X2 produces the protein MADDKKGATFSLKVMINKERTKVLFADSDSHFADILLSFLSLPLGRIVKVLEKHYGDEAPSIGSLSSLYRSLVNLDSSYFWTDGAKQTLLDPTSSLEHEYGRLKLDITDFQPAEYFYCIGLYQCSYRFRSVSIYYDHVKKCKFGLCGGTMKIEVVKKGSEAAASRDGVFTMNTSSFLISDDLHIFPSETGLLGVISFLGITDMDNAEQIKVDLGFTEIMNLLKASLTSPTPLSDIILNKTTQLIYSKFMVTQPHTTEEENPNNSRNLSLKVMIQQSTAHCIFPLAEECLPAEYNDYLNSSSVKFPNGQGSYLKGSPTYHVADDLTVTPFCFASTLSSLKEQKISISDVKEVEMQIGLKEALSILKASLTSTTALTDALMIRKSLKQPKREV, from the exons ATGGCTGATGATAAAAAGGGTGCTACATTTTCGTTGAAAGTGATGATCAATAAAGAGAGAACTAAGGTACTCTTTGCAGACTCCGACAGCCATTTTGCAGACATTTTGTTAAGCTTCTTGAGTTTGCCATTGGGAAGAATTGTGAAAGTCCTCGAGAAGCACTATGGAGACGAGGCGCCTTCCATTGGTAGCTTAAGCAGTTTATACCGTAGCTTAGTAAATCTCGACAGTTCCTACTTCTGGACTGATGGAGCTAAGCAGACTCTGCTTGATCCAACAAGTTCATTGGAACATGAATACGGGAGGCTGAAACTCGACATCACTGATTTTCAGCCTGCTGAATATTTCTATTGTATCGGTCTCTATCAGTGCTCTTATAGATTTCGTAGCGTAAGCATCTACTATGATCATGTTAAGAAGTGCAAATTTGGCTTATGTGGTGGTACTATGAAAATAGAAGTAGTTAAGAAAGGATCTGAAGCTGCTGCATCTAGAGATGGAGTTTTCACCATGAATACATCATCTTTCTTAATCTCTGATGATCTCCACATATTTCCAAGTGAGACAGGACTCTTAGGCGTCATTAGCTTTCTTGGCATTACAGACATGGATAACGCCGAGCAAATCAAGGTGGATTTGGGCTTCACTGAG ATTATGAATTTGTTGAAGGCTTCCTTGACGTCCCCAACTCCATTGTCGGACATCATCCTAAATAAAACAACACAGCTGATTTACTCTAAATTCATGGTGACTCAACCACACACTacagaggaagagaatccaaacaACTCGAGGAATTTAAGTTTGAAAGTGATGATACAACAATCTACTG CACACTGCATTTTCCCCCTCGCTGAAGAATGCTTGCCTGCTGAGTACAATGATTATCTGAACTCGTCTTCGGTTAAGTTTCCCAATGGGCAGGGAAGTTATCTAAAAGGATCCCCAACTTATCACGTGGcggatgatttaactgttacgCCTTTCTGCTTTGCCTCGACACTTTCCTCTCTTAAAGAGCAGAAAATCTCGATATCTGATGTCAAAGAAGTGGAGATGCAAATTGGGTTGAAAGAG GCTTTGAGCATACTGAAAGCCTCTCTTACTTCTACTACTGCTCTCACTGATGCTCTGATGATTCGCAAATCACTCAAACAGCCAAAGAGAGAAGTGTGA
- the LOC131009370 gene encoding uncharacterized protein LOC131009370 isoform X1, producing the protein MADDKKGATFSLKVMINKERTKVLFADSDSHFADILLSFLSLPLGRIVKVLEKHYGDEAPSIGSLSSLYRSLVNLDSSYFWTDGAKQTLLDPTSSLEHEYGRLKLDITDFQPAEYFYCIGLYQCSYRFRSVSIYYDHVKKCKFGLCGGTMKIEVVKKGSEAAASRDGVFTMNTSSFLISDDLHIFPSETGLLGVISFLGITDMDNAEQIKVDLGFTEIMNLLKASLTSPTPLSDIILNKTTQLIYSKFMVTQPHTTEEENPNNSRNLSLKVMIQQSTGKVAYAQANKQFVEFLFSFLYIPLVGVEHLLAGNTCVKAIDNLYRSTSDLADSKHFITPDTKKRLMTPILPHGYISAHCIFPLAEECLPAEYNDYLNSSSVKFPNGQGSYLKGSPTYHVADDLTVTPFCFASTLSSLKEQKISISDVKEVEMQIGLKEALSILKASLTSTTALTDALMIRKSLKQPKREV; encoded by the exons ATGGCTGATGATAAAAAGGGTGCTACATTTTCGTTGAAAGTGATGATCAATAAAGAGAGAACTAAGGTACTCTTTGCAGACTCCGACAGCCATTTTGCAGACATTTTGTTAAGCTTCTTGAGTTTGCCATTGGGAAGAATTGTGAAAGTCCTCGAGAAGCACTATGGAGACGAGGCGCCTTCCATTGGTAGCTTAAGCAGTTTATACCGTAGCTTAGTAAATCTCGACAGTTCCTACTTCTGGACTGATGGAGCTAAGCAGACTCTGCTTGATCCAACAAGTTCATTGGAACATGAATACGGGAGGCTGAAACTCGACATCACTGATTTTCAGCCTGCTGAATATTTCTATTGTATCGGTCTCTATCAGTGCTCTTATAGATTTCGTAGCGTAAGCATCTACTATGATCATGTTAAGAAGTGCAAATTTGGCTTATGTGGTGGTACTATGAAAATAGAAGTAGTTAAGAAAGGATCTGAAGCTGCTGCATCTAGAGATGGAGTTTTCACCATGAATACATCATCTTTCTTAATCTCTGATGATCTCCACATATTTCCAAGTGAGACAGGACTCTTAGGCGTCATTAGCTTTCTTGGCATTACAGACATGGATAACGCCGAGCAAATCAAGGTGGATTTGGGCTTCACTGAG ATTATGAATTTGTTGAAGGCTTCCTTGACGTCCCCAACTCCATTGTCGGACATCATCCTAAATAAAACAACACAGCTGATTTACTCTAAATTCATGGTGACTCAACCACACACTacagaggaagagaatccaaacaACTCGAGGAATTTAAGTTTGAAAGTGATGATACAACAATCTACTGGTAAGGTTGCGTATGCTCAAGCAAATAAACAGTTTGTGGAGTTTCTGTTTAGTTTCCTCTACATCCCATTGGTTGGAGTTGAGCATCTTCTTGCCGGTAACACTTGTGTTAAGGCTATAGACAACTTGTACCGGAGCACATCCGACCTTGCAGATAGCAAGCATTTCATTACCCCGGATACGAAAAAGAGGCTAATGACACCCATTCTACCTCATGGCTACATTTCAGCACACTGCATTTTCCCCCTCGCTGAAGAATGCTTGCCTGCTGAGTACAATGATTATCTGAACTCGTCTTCGGTTAAGTTTCCCAATGGGCAGGGAAGTTATCTAAAAGGATCCCCAACTTATCACGTGGcggatgatttaactgttacgCCTTTCTGCTTTGCCTCGACACTTTCCTCTCTTAAAGAGCAGAAAATCTCGATATCTGATGTCAAAGAAGTGGAGATGCAAATTGGGTTGAAAGAG GCTTTGAGCATACTGAAAGCCTCTCTTACTTCTACTACTGCTCTCACTGATGCTCTGATGATTCGCAAATCACTCAAACAGCCAAAGAGAGAAGTGTGA